The genomic segment TGCTTCAGGTGTTATGATAGTTTTATTTAAACCATTTAAAGCAGGGGACAGTGTAGTTGCTGGTGGTGTTAGTGGAACTGTTACTGAAGTTACAATTTTTAATACGGTATTTTTAACTGCTGATAATCAAAAAATAATTGTACCAAACTCTTCAATTACAAGTGGAAGTATAACAAATGTGAATGCTAACAATACAAGAAGAGTTGATATTGTTGTAGCTATCTCTTATGAAGATAATATCAAAAATGTAAAAGAGGTTTTGACAAATATTATAAATTCAAATCCAAAGGTTTTAAAAGATAAAGGATTTGGGATATTGGTTACTGATTTAGCTCTTGATAGTGTAAAATTAGGTGTTAATGTTTGGGCAAAATCATCTGATTATGGTTCTTTAAAAGCTGAACTTTTAGAAGAGATTAAAACAAAATTTGATGAGGTTGGAATTACAATTCCATATCCAAAGAATGTGTATCAACAAATCAAAAATTAATATACCAAAACTACTTATTGATATTTTGAAAACATTGCAAGATAGTGGCTATAAGCCATATCTTGTTGGTGGTTGTGTTAGAGATTTTCTTCTGAGTAAACCAGTTAAAGATTTTGATATTGAAGTATTTGGTATAGAAAATTTAGAAAAATTAAAAACAATTTTAGAAAAATATACAAAAGTTCATGATATTGGAAAATCTTTTGGTGTTTTAAAAGTCAATATCGATGATTTAGATATTGACTTTTCTATTCCTAGAGTAGAGAAAAAAGTAGGAAAAACTCACAAAAGTTTTGAGATAAAACTTCTTTCAAATATAAATATAAAAAAAGCTGCAAAAAGACGAGATTTTACTATAAATTCTATATATTACGACTATTTTAAAGATAGTTTTATAGACCCTTTTTTAGGGATAAAAGATTTAAAAAAAAGAAAAATTAAATATATAGATAAAAAAAGTTTTATAGAGGATAGTTTAAGAGTTTTTAGAGCTTTTGGATTTGCTTCAAGATTTAATTTTAAAATAACAAAAAAGACAAAACAACTTTTAAAAACTATTATCAAAAGTGGAGAATTAAATAATTTATCAAAAGAGAGAGTTTTTGAAGAGTTAAAAAAACTTCTTTTGAAATCGAAAAAACCAAGTGTTGGTTTAAAACTTTTTGATGAGTTTAAAATATTTAAAATATCTTTTTTAAAAAAATATAAAGCCATAGATAAGTTATCAAAAATTTTGAAAAATAGAGATATAGATTTAAAAAGAGTATTAATTTTATACTTTGTTGTTTTGCTAAAAGATGAAAAAGAGGATGATATTCTTGAATTTTTATCAAAAATAAGTAGTGATAAAAAGTTTATAAACTCTATAATATCTTTGTGTAAAGAGAGTTTGGAAGATGATATTGTAAGCTTAAAAAAACAATCTTTAAATATAGTTTTGGAAGATTTAATTTTAGTTGAGATTGCATTTGGAAATAAAGATATTGAAGCTATTATAAAAAAATGTGAAGAGTCTGATATTTTAAGCAAAGGATTAAAACCACATATTATGGGAGTTGATTTACTTGATTTAGGTTTTACTCCTAGTGGTGATTTTAGAAATATGTTAAATTTTGCAATGGATTTACAAATAAAAGAAAATCTTTCAAAAGATGATTTAAAACAAAGACTTAAGAAGAATTTTTAAAATAATATTTATATAATCTTCTTATGGTCGATATACTCTATTTTCACTTCCATTTACAACATGAAATATTGTAACTCCATATTTTTTTGAGTAATATTTTAAAAGCAGATGCTGTAAAGTTGGCTCTATTGATGGTGTAAACCAAGCATTGTTTGAAATCATAATCATATATTTAGTATCACCTAAATTTTCAAATATTTTATCCGTTGTTCCTTCATAGCAAATTGCATTTCTATATTTTTCTCCTTGAATTATAAAATCTGTTGGAGAGCTTGCTTTTGAGTAATCACTAGCTCCATTATAAAAAATATCATTAATCAAATCAACAAAGAATTTAGGAAGAGGTATCTCTTCTCCAAAAGGAACTAAAACAACTTTTTTTGCAACAGTAACACTATTTTTAGTATAAAAATATGAAGCATTAAAAATTTGATTATCTTCAACATATAAAGCTCCAGTTACTATATCTATCTTATTTGATAGTTCTAAAAGCATATTGTTTAAACTAGGGTATTTATTTAGAGCAACTGAAAATGAAGTTTCAGGTAAAACAACCAAACTATAGCCTTTGTCTATGGCGTCAAAAATTTGTTTAAAGTTTTCATCGTTTAATATTTTTAAATACTCTTTATCCCACTTTAAAGATTGATTTATATACATTTGTGGCATATAAATTTTTGCTTTTGGAGTATCTATAAATTCACCTTTTTCACTATGAAAAGCAAATAATAGTGGTAAAATAGCTAGTATCTTTGCTCTTTTTAGTTTTATTACAAGATAAAGTGATATAAGAATTAAGCCAAATGCAAATTTTGTAGTGCTTAAATATGAATCAATAAATATAAGCTCTAGTTTTAACCAATTAAAACCAAATGGAGCAATAAATAAAAATCCAAAAATCATTAAAATTCTAAAAGATAGTTTATTTATAACTGCAAAAAGAGCAAAAATAGTTCCAAAAACAAGACCAATTCCTAAAAGTAAAAATGGAGCTATATAACTAATATCGTAGTATTGTAAACTAACACTCATCCAATAGCACCAAAAAATTCCTGTGAAAAATCCTGCATAAAATAGTGAAATCCTTGGAATTGTTAGTAAAAGATATATTCCACCTAGTCCAAATATTGTATTTATTAATTTAAACTCAAATCCAAAATATGATAAATATATAAAAGAGCTAAGTAAACAAGCAGTAATCAAGCCTTTTATTATTAAATTTTTGTTAAAATGTTGAGTTTTTAACAAAAACATATTAAACCCCCAATAAAAAGGAAATTCGATGCAAAGCGATTTATTGACTTCATTACTACCTCTTGTTGCACTTTTTGCAATATTCTATTTTTTAATAATTAGACCACAACAAAAACAAGCAAAAGCTCATAAAGAGATGATCATAAACCTTAAAAAAGGTGATAAGATTGTAACAAATGGTGGCTTAATGGTAGAAGTAGTAAAAGTTGAAGATGCATTTTTTGTAGTAAAAAATAGCGATAACTCTGAGATGAAATTAGCTAAAGAGTTTGTTACTAGACTTATTACTGAATAATTTATTATTTAAGATATGATTTTCATATCTTAAATTCTCCCCCTACAAATAAGGATTTATATTGAAAATTTTTAATTTTAAACTCACAATTTTTTTAATCAGTGTTATATTTGGTGTTGTTTTTGCTATTCCATCTTTAATGCAAACAGATTATGGTAAAAAAGTAAATTTGGGTCTTGACCTTCAAGGCGGACTTCATATGCTTTTGGGTGTAAACACTGAAGAAGCTGTAACTTCAAAAATAAAATCAATCGCAACTGCTATTAAATATTTTAGTGATGATGAAGAACTACTTATTGATGGATTAACTGTGAGTAATAACTCTATTTATTTTTCAATTTTAGATATTGATGAAATGGCTAAAATGGATAAAATGCTCTCAGAAATAAAGGGTTTAGATATAGTTAAAGAAGATTTAGAGTATAAAGTTTCTCTAAATAGTGAAGAGATAATAAAAACAAAAGATTACTCTGTTGCTCAAGCTGTTGAGACTATTAGAAATAGACTTGACCAATTTGGACTTAGTGAACCAACAGTTGTAAGACAAGGTGATAGTGATATAGTTGTTCAACTTCCAGGAATTAAAACAGCTAGTGATGAAAAAGCAGCAAGAGATTTAATCTCAAAAGCTGCAAAGCTTGAGCTTATGGCGGTTGATGAAGAAAGAATGGATAGAGTTCATCAAATGACAAGTAAAGAGGCTGCTTCATTTGGTGATGTTATCTTAGAAGATACAAATGATTCAAATAAAAAATATCTTGTAAAAGAGATACCAATTTTAGATGGAAGCCAAGTTGTAGATGCTCAAGTTGCTTTTAGTCAATCAAATCAACCCATTATTAATTTTACATTAAATAGTGCAGGAGCTAGAATTTTTGGTGATTTTACTGCTAAAAGTGTAGGAAAAAGGTTAGCAATTGTTTTAGATGGAAAAGTTTATTCAGCTCCAAATATAAATGAAAGAATTGGTGGAGGAAGTGGGCAAATTTCTGGAGGATTTACAGTGCAAGAAGCTGGAAATGTTGCTATTGCTTTAAGAAGTGGAGCACTTTTAGCAAGTGTAACTCTCTTAGAAAAAAGAAGTGTTGGACCATCTTTGGGAGCTGATAGTATTAAAGCTTCAATGATAGCTTTGGTTTCTGGAACAGCTTTAATTTTTATATTTATGATGTTTTATTATAGAAGAGCTGGGATTATTGCAAATATAGCTTTAGTTGCAAATGTATTTATTCTTTTGGCAGTAATTGCTCTTTTTGGTGCAACTTTAACACTTCCTGGTATGGCTGGAATTATTCTTACATTAGGTATGGCAATTGATGCAAATGTTATTATAAATGAGAGAATTAGAGAAGTTTTAAGAACAGGAGCAAGTGTTCAAAAAGCTATAGAAGATGGTTATTCAAATGCTATTAGAGCTATTATGGATGGAAATATTACAACTTTCTTAGTTGCTATTGTATTATATGCTTATGGAAGCGGAGCTATCAAAGGTTTTGCAGTAACAATTTCAATTGGAATATTAACTTCAATGCTTACATCAATAGTTGGAACTCATGGTATTTATAAAGCAATAATGCCAAAAATTGCAAAAGATAAAAACAATAAAAAATGGTTTGGAGTAGCATAATGGAGATTTTTAACAACAATAAAACTTATGATTTTATGGGTAAAAAGGTTCCTTTTTTAAGTATATCTGGAATTTTAATTATAGCTTCACTTGTTTTACTATTTACAAGAGGTTTAAACTATGGTATTGATTTTGTTGGAGGAACAATTGTTCAAGTAAAATATGAACAAGCTGCCCCTTTGGATAAGATAAGAGAAGTTTTAGAAAATAGTAAATATGCTGGTTCAAATGTAACAGAGTTTGGAAGTGCTGATGAGATAACTATAAGATTTACAGGTACTTCAAGTAGTGTAACAAATGATGCTAGTGATGATATGAACAAAATATTAGTACCAACTGGAAATTTTGAGATAAGAAAGATAGATATGGTTGGTGCAAAAGTTGGAGCTGAACTACGAGAAAAAGGTATTATGGCTTTAACGATGGCTTTGTTAGCTATGCTTATTTACATTGGAATAAGATTTGAGTGGAGATTTGCTGTTGCTTCTATTATTGGACTTATCCACGATGTTATTATTACTTTGGGGATTATTAGTCTATTTAAAATTGATGTAAACCTCGATATGATTGCTGCAATTTTAACTCTAGTTGGATATACAATAAATGATACTATTATTGTAAATGATAGAATTAGAGAGAGTTTACAAACAACAAAAGAGAGAGACCTAGATGCTCTTATAAACGATTCAGTAAGTAAAACTCTTTCAAGAACAATTCTTACATCTTCAACTACTCAATTTGCAGTACTTACTATGCTTTTATTTGGTGGAGAGATTATTTATGCATTTTCATTTACACTATTTGTTGGAATTATAATAGGAACTTACTCTTCTATTTTCGTGGTTTCTCCATTTATTAAATTCTTAGGATTTAGTACAGATAGTTATAGAAGTAAACAAGCTATAAAAGAGGCAAATAGAAAAGAGAAAGAGAAATTAAGAGCTATGTATGAACAAGGAAGAGTTTAAAAGGTAATTTAAAATGGATTCTTCAATAAAAGTCTTAATTTCTATAATAGTGGTTTTATTTATTGCTGTTTATATACTTTTTAATGTAGTCTTAGAAAATGATACAAAAGAGGAAAAAAAGATAAATGAAAACCCTAGCTCTATTCAAGAAAGAAGAGATGCATTAAAAGGGATGTTTAAGTGATATCCTCTTTTCTTAAAAGTAAAAATATAAAATATGCACCAAAAAGATTTATAGGTGCATATATATAAGAATAAACTGAATTATTAATAAAAAGATATAAGAAAGAGTTTAAAATATATATAAATATTAAAAACTGTAAAGAACTTTTTATATAAATATTCAAAAAATCAATTTTTATCATCTCTAGTTTTTGTAAAATAATTAATAGAAAAAATAGATTAAAAAATAGTGAAAAAGTACTTAATATTAAGTTTTTATTTTGAATGATATTTGAAGATTGAATAAAAATTGATAGTAAGATTATAAATATTGAACCATATTTTACTATTGGTTCAAAATCTATAAACTTTAAAAAACAGCATCTCTTTTTTAAAGTAGGAAGAAGAGTATTAAACTTTTTTTTACTTTGCATTACTCTTTCATTCTATTAAAAATTGTCTCTAAATTTAAGTCTTCTTCACTTGCAATTTCACCATTTGAATGTAGTTCAAATACAACAACACTTTTATCTTTTAGAGTTGATTCTTTATTACTTCCAAAACCGCTAGAGTATAATCTTGAAGGTTTTACATTGTATTTTACTAACTCTCTTATTACGTTGTTTGCTCTTGCTGTTGAAAGTTCTAAAGCATCTTTGTGTTTAGAGTTTTTAACTTCACTTTCTTGTGCATAACCTTTTACATTTATTTCAGTTTCTTCAGGCATTGCATTTATTAATTGAGCTAAATTACTTAAAAAATCATTTGCAAAAACAGATGTAATCTCTGATTTTCCACTCTCAAAAGCTAAATGTGCTGGAACACTCATTAAAGAACCATTTGGAAGCTCTATTAAATTTGCACCTTTATTTTTATTTTGTTCTTGTTCCTCTTTATTTTCTAGAGTATGAACTATAACTTTTTTACCCTCAACATTATCATCAATAGGTTCATCTGTCATAGCTTTTTCTTGTTTTGTTTGCTCTTCAACTATATTTGCAGATGGGAATTTATAAATTTTTATAAACTCTTCCTTTAAAGCTTTTTGCTTCTCTATATTTACAGATGCCAAAGCGTATAAAGCAATAAAAAGTGCTAAAAGAAGACTTAAAAAATCTGCATATGGAACTGCCCATTTCTCACCAGCTGGGCACTCACATTTCTTTTTTTTAGACATCTAAAAAAAATCCTATAAAGGCATAGGAGTTATCATTTTTGATAACTTCAATTTAAGTTCACCTGGTGCATCACCTCTTGCCATTCCTTTACAAGCAGCAAGAATAAGGTATTGCTCTTTTACAACTAAATGTCCTTTTGCTTTTAATTTAACCCCCCAAGGTCCTAAGAAAATATATGAACCAGCAATTCCCATAACAGTTGCTGTAAATGCTCCAGCAATTCCAGCTGCCATAGCGGGAGGATCATCTAATTTTTGTAAAGCTAAAATTAAACCAAAAACAGCACCAACAAGTCCAATAGTAGGAGATGTTTCACCTGCATGCAACCAAAAGTGGCTAGCCCCATGATAGTACTCCTCTGTTGCCTCAATTACAGGTTCTAGTTGCTCTTCGATTTGTTCTTCTTTGCTTCCATCAACAACCATGCTTAAAGCCTCTTTTAAAAATTGATGATTTAAACCTTGAACATCTTTTTCCAAAGCCAAAACCCCTTGTTTTTTTACAGTTATTGCATATTCAACAAGTTCATCAATCCTTGCTTCAAAATTTACAGGTGATTTTTTGAATATATTTTTAAACTCTTTAAAAGCTGCTTTTACATATTTGGAATCAGTTGCTACTACCGCTGCTAGTATTGCAGTTGGTATAACAATAATAAATGAAGAGATGTGAAGAACTCCAGCGGGATTTCCACCCTCTAAAATAACCCCCACAGAAATAGATGTTATAGCACCTATTAATCCTAACAGTACAGATAAATCCATTTGTTTTCCTAAAAAAAAATTAGTTTATAGTATCTAAAGTAAATTAAAAAAGTGCTGTAATATTTACAGAAAGATTCTAATATGCTTAAAATTAGTTTTTTATACAATTTTAGCTAATATGCAAACTTTATATTAAATACTTAAAAGGAAAAAAATGGACTGGGGTAAGGTAACCTATATTTTCTTAACATTGATGTCTTTAACAACAACAGCGGGTTTTTTATATGAACCAAATATTATAGCCCTTTTTATAGCAGCTGGAGTTAATGTTATCTCTACAATTTTAAAAATTGGTGTAAAAAATCTTTTAGCAGCTGAACTACTAGCTAGTTCTTTAGTGGCTGATTTACACTTGATTCCTGCGTTTTTGGTATTTGTTTTTACAGGAAATATTAACTTAGTTATTGCTCTTGCAATTGGTGCTGTAATTGCAAATATTGTATCAATGATACTTTCTATGATAGAGAGTGCAAAAAATAAAGAAAAGGAAGATTATTAATGGAGTATTTGGCAAAAGATATTGAAAAAAAATGGCAAAAATTTTGGGTAGATAATAAATCTTTTGAACCAAGTTACGATTTTTCAAAACCAAAGAAATATATATTAAGTATGTTTCCTTATCCTAGTGGAAGAATTCACATGGGACATGTTAGAAACTACTGTTTAGGTGATGCTTTTGCTAGACATTTTAGAAAAAATGATTTTAATGTACTTCATCCAATTGGTTGGGATAGTTTTGGAATGCCTGCTGAAAATGCAGCTATTAAAAACAAACTTCATCCAAAAAAATGGACTTATGAGAATATAGATTACATGAGAGAAGAGCTTAGAAGCTTAGGTCTTTCTTTTAGTGAAAATCAAGAGTTTGCAACAAGTGATGAGCTTTATACAAAATATGAACAAGAGTTTATAATAAAAATGTACGAAGCTGGAATTTTGTATAGAAAAAGTGCAACTGTAAATTGGTGTAATGATTGTCAAACAGTTTTAGCAAACGAGCAAGTTGTTGAGGGTTGTTGCTGGAGATGTGATAATGAAATTATACAAAAAGAGATGCCAGGATACTATGTAGCTATCACAAAATATGCACAAACTTTGCTTGATGATTTAAAAACACTTGAAAATTCATGGCCTTCTCAAGTTTTAACAATGCAAGAAAATTGGATTGGAAGAAGCGAAGGATTAGAGTTTAAATTTGATGTAACAAAAGAGACAAGAGCAAAACTTGATAAAATGTTTGCAAGTTTTAGCGTATTTACAACAAGACCTGATACTATTTATGGAGTTTCATATACAGCACTTTCTCCAGAACATCCAATTGTAAAATATATATTAGAAAAAGAGTTATTGCCAAAAAATAAGTTAAATGCTATTAAAAATATGCAAAAAGTAGCACAAAAAGATAGAGCAATACAAGAAAAAGAGGGAATTGATTTAGAAATTGAAGCAATTCATCCATTAACTGGGCAAAAAGTACCAGTTTGGGTTGCAAATTTTGTATTAAGTTCTTATGGTGAAGGTGCTGTTATGGCAGTTCCTGCACATGACCAAAGAGATTTTGAGTTTGCAAAAAAGTATGATTTACCAATAAAACAAGTTATTGTTGGAGATGATGGCTTAATAGAAAAACAGACAGTTGCTTATACTGATGATGGAATTTTAATAAATAGTGAAAGTTTTACTGGATTAAAAAATAGTGAT from the Aliarcobacter cryaerophilus ATCC 43158 genome contains:
- a CDS encoding mechanosensitive ion channel family protein: MSIEKNIEKVVDQNVDQITRDFKSFIPDNIVEIAIGYSMSFIVALLIFFVGKWISKNIVKLLGKALRKVGGVDETLVKFLENIVYYALLTVVIIAALNKLGIATTSFLAILGAAGLAIGLALKDSLGNFASGVMIVLFKPFKAGDSVVAGGVSGTVTEVTIFNTVFLTADNQKIIVPNSSITSGSITNVNANNTRRVDIVVAISYEDNIKNVKEVLTNIINSNPKVLKDKGFGILVTDLALDSVKLGVNVWAKSSDYGSLKAELLEEIKTKFDEVGITIPYPKNVYQQIKN
- a CDS encoding CCA tRNA nucleotidyltransferase is translated as MCINKSKINIPKLLIDILKTLQDSGYKPYLVGGCVRDFLLSKPVKDFDIEVFGIENLEKLKTILEKYTKVHDIGKSFGVLKVNIDDLDIDFSIPRVEKKVGKTHKSFEIKLLSNINIKKAAKRRDFTINSIYYDYFKDSFIDPFLGIKDLKKRKIKYIDKKSFIEDSLRVFRAFGFASRFNFKITKKTKQLLKTIIKSGELNNLSKERVFEELKKLLLKSKKPSVGLKLFDEFKIFKISFLKKYKAIDKLSKILKNRDIDLKRVLILYFVVLLKDEKEDDILEFLSKISSDKKFINSIISLCKESLEDDIVSLKKQSLNIVLEDLILVEIAFGNKDIEAIIKKCEESDILSKGLKPHIMGVDLLDLGFTPSGDFRNMLNFAMDLQIKENLSKDDLKQRLKKNF
- a CDS encoding apolipoprotein N-acyltransferase, encoding MFLLKTQHFNKNLIIKGLITACLLSSFIYLSYFGFEFKLINTIFGLGGIYLLLTIPRISLFYAGFFTGIFWCYWMSVSLQYYDISYIAPFLLLGIGLVFGTIFALFAVINKLSFRILMIFGFLFIAPFGFNWLKLELIFIDSYLSTTKFAFGLILISLYLVIKLKRAKILAILPLLFAFHSEKGEFIDTPKAKIYMPQMYINQSLKWDKEYLKILNDENFKQIFDAIDKGYSLVVLPETSFSVALNKYPSLNNMLLELSNKIDIVTGALYVEDNQIFNASYFYTKNSVTVAKKVVLVPFGEEIPLPKFFVDLINDIFYNGASDYSKASSPTDFIIQGEKYRNAICYEGTTDKIFENLGDTKYMIMISNNAWFTPSIEPTLQHLLLKYYSKKYGVTIFHVVNGSENRVYRP
- the yajC gene encoding preprotein translocase subunit YajC — protein: MQSDLLTSLLPLVALFAIFYFLIIRPQQKQAKAHKEMIINLKKGDKIVTNGGLMVEVVKVEDAFFVVKNSDNSEMKLAKEFVTRLITE
- the secD gene encoding protein translocase subunit SecD, with amino-acid sequence MKIFNFKLTIFLISVIFGVVFAIPSLMQTDYGKKVNLGLDLQGGLHMLLGVNTEEAVTSKIKSIATAIKYFSDDEELLIDGLTVSNNSIYFSILDIDEMAKMDKMLSEIKGLDIVKEDLEYKVSLNSEEIIKTKDYSVAQAVETIRNRLDQFGLSEPTVVRQGDSDIVVQLPGIKTASDEKAARDLISKAAKLELMAVDEERMDRVHQMTSKEAASFGDVILEDTNDSNKKYLVKEIPILDGSQVVDAQVAFSQSNQPIINFTLNSAGARIFGDFTAKSVGKRLAIVLDGKVYSAPNINERIGGGSGQISGGFTVQEAGNVAIALRSGALLASVTLLEKRSVGPSLGADSIKASMIALVSGTALIFIFMMFYYRRAGIIANIALVANVFILLAVIALFGATLTLPGMAGIILTLGMAIDANVIINERIREVLRTGASVQKAIEDGYSNAIRAIMDGNITTFLVAIVLYAYGSGAIKGFAVTISIGILTSMLTSIVGTHGIYKAIMPKIAKDKNNKKWFGVA
- the secF gene encoding protein translocase subunit SecF, which codes for MEIFNNNKTYDFMGKKVPFLSISGILIIASLVLLFTRGLNYGIDFVGGTIVQVKYEQAAPLDKIREVLENSKYAGSNVTEFGSADEITIRFTGTSSSVTNDASDDMNKILVPTGNFEIRKIDMVGAKVGAELREKGIMALTMALLAMLIYIGIRFEWRFAVASIIGLIHDVIITLGIISLFKIDVNLDMIAAILTLVGYTINDTIIVNDRIRESLQTTKERDLDALINDSVSKTLSRTILTSSTTQFAVLTMLLFGGEIIYAFSFTLFVGIIIGTYSSIFVVSPFIKFLGFSTDSYRSKQAIKEANRKEKEKLRAMYEQGRV
- the motB gene encoding flagellar motor protein MotB; its protein translation is MSKKKKCECPAGEKWAVPYADFLSLLLALFIALYALASVNIEKQKALKEEFIKIYKFPSANIVEEQTKQEKAMTDEPIDDNVEGKKVIVHTLENKEEQEQNKNKGANLIELPNGSLMSVPAHLAFESGKSEITSVFANDFLSNLAQLINAMPEETEINVKGYAQESEVKNSKHKDALELSTARANNVIRELVKYNVKPSRLYSSGFGSNKESTLKDKSVVVFELHSNGEIASEEDLNLETIFNRMKE
- the motA gene encoding flagellar motor stator protein MotA, with amino-acid sequence MDLSVLLGLIGAITSISVGVILEGGNPAGVLHISSFIIVIPTAILAAVVATDSKYVKAAFKEFKNIFKKSPVNFEARIDELVEYAITVKKQGVLALEKDVQGLNHQFLKEALSMVVDGSKEEQIEEQLEPVIEATEEYYHGASHFWLHAGETSPTIGLVGAVFGLILALQKLDDPPAMAAGIAGAFTATVMGIAGSYIFLGPWGVKLKAKGHLVVKEQYLILAACKGMARGDAPGELKLKLSKMITPMPL
- a CDS encoding DUF6394 family protein, yielding MDWGKVTYIFLTLMSLTTTAGFLYEPNIIALFIAAGVNVISTILKIGVKNLLAAELLASSLVADLHLIPAFLVFVFTGNINLVIALAIGAVIANIVSMILSMIESAKNKEKEDY